The genomic segment ATGCGACCAATCCAGGTGGCCATGagatgagaggctgtttatcattgtagcgcattgtagtcttttttgccgcatctctttcgtataCAACAATATCTACGAGCTCAGAACGATTTATTTAGATGAGTTTCAACCAAGAAACACAACGCACATGCGCGGGCAAAAAGGGCtatctgggtaatgaagtatactcgtgcacacaatGCCGATAGGCAATGCCActctttctcagaataaaacttcattacccacaatcaatacgtgggtaagctcagctgttgcatttcctgttattattatctaatacgaggagtattaTATTATTTCTTGTTCGCTGCTCATACGAACATCAGCGGCACTGGCTCACAACTCCCTCTCTGTAATATTTCTGGCAACTCACTCTCATGGGCACAGTTCAAAGCGAttgcgaccagagatattacaaagagggagttgcgagccAATGCCACTGATGTTCTTATGGGCAGTGGAGCAATCGCTATTACTACAAGACTACTTCtctttggcaagtggtcgttCGTTATCCTAGTGTgagaacatttgtgtgcatcatttttggaatattttgagggGAATACGTagtacaacagcaaacagcccatcgatagcaaACTGGAGGGAGGAAGTGTCGCAAACAACTAACCCGGCCagaacaaagttaaaaaaaaagaataaaacaaaattcgaattcagttttgtgtaaagttacattaaacgtatatttgagtgtgtctgtacagtgttccctcgcttatcgcggttaatggggaccgggaccccccgcaatagctgcatttccgggaagtaggcgtgccccttcaaaaatgcttaaagaaacgtataacacgtgcacaaaagcaccaccaagaaaaaacatcatagaagtccggatggaggatcttctgcaggttttttgcacgtaagaaacatcgttattgggagttgtgaacattgttttttttgggcggtgaatatgcccctgtaaacagccatgacgtcatccatgcgattcctgaactctcaccatgttactTACCATTtcgttggcctttttttgatgcaattactaattcttattgaatgttttgtttccacttcttgtaaaatgatgtaatttataattttaacttaatatttttaaatcttttattttttttcctgaaaaaaatcagcgaagctctgagtccgcgatagctgaagcgcgaagtagcgagggaacactgtatatatatcaatccaagttaatttaaattagtttgttccgTTTACGAGCGCATTGTCATGGAAACAAAAAATGTGACCCCCGCTGTTTGctctatcaaaatttgtctcgtatctcaagataaatatttgctccaaatttatctcgtatctcaaatttctcgtatgtcggggcactctgtactcggacgattcgctgaaagacgtttcgccgacggataGTTCgccaaaaaaaatagtgtttaatttattattttattaaaaaaataaaagtggggatgtttctcattgtgttgttttttgtaccgaggttaaaaaacatacacacacgatCCAGGCGCGGGGCAAGAACGCGAATCCCGTTTCggggaaacgtccgttcggccaAAGGACCTTTTGCTGAAAGGACCTTTCCTGTCCGTTCGCCAAACTGTCCGTTCGCCGAACGGTCCGTTCACGAACGGTCCGTTCGCCGAACTGTCCGTTTGCCGAACGGTCCGTTCGCCGAACTGTCCGTTTGCCGAACTGTCCGTTTGCCGAACTGTCCGTTtgccgaactgtccgttcgccaAACTGTCTGTcaacgaaacgtccgtcggcgaaacgtccgtcggcgaaacgtccgtcggcgaagcGTCCGTCAGCGAAACGTCTTGTCGAGGTATTCCTGTATATGTATGCTTTGTTTTCTTATCAGGATTTTTGATGTCATAATGGTGATGCAGgatattcatacattttcattgATTACCAATTCATATATAGATtatagagatggatagagagatggatagagagatggatagagagatggatagagagatggatagagagatggatagagagatggatagagagatggatagagagatggatagagagatggatagagaggTGGATAGAGAGGTGGAtagagagatggatagagagatggatagagagatGAATGGATAGAGCGATAGATAGGGCGATAGAAATGGAAAGGTAGAGGGAAAAGTAGACATCTCAAGATATAATAGCTAACCACTCTAATAGATATCACCAACGTATTGAAATAACTAATGCACATCATCTTGACTTTCTTCTTTCTAGTCCTTATTGTTATGGCCCGCTATTTAAGGCATTTCACCACGGTGGGAGATGAGCAGTCTAGTCATCTGGAGAATGAAGATTTGCATGTTGACAGTGATGAACTGGGTCCTGCAACTGGGCAGTTCCCTGAAACACTGACATTCAGGGATTCCCTGAAAAGACTATACTGCTCTTCACACTTCCAGGTATGTTTTTATGTAGCATTTTGTGTGGTAACATTATCAGTTGCAGGAAGAGATGGATGGAGCAGCCGACAAATATTCCGTATTTTCATTTggtagggcgcacttaaaattctaaaattttctccaaaatggatggGTCTCCCAGTCAGTTGATGCGGCTTGTGTGAGcactaaattaaaaaatcttTAGACGTTGCTGTGTAACTCTAACCGCTTGACTGACTGGATGCATTTCTTGCCGTCACGCGACTTTGTTCTGTGATCTTTCACCATTTAGCGGCTTATCACTATTTGGTTAATTCATGGACATCATGGTTGGGGGGTGTCTTCCTCTTTGTCATGTCTAATACTGACCACAACACAGTCTGCACTTGGTTTCtttgtatgtgtgcgtgtgcttGTGCGTGCGTGTTTGTATGCACAGTGGTGTACCGTCAGGGTCAAggtctctgctggcctaagaaatatctgaatcacagactgatgttaattatattttgcccatgaatacgccttctcacaggcgtagggatacgtcatcgctttcaccaactatgattggctagtgatagaatAGGCGGGCCAAAGTGAGCCAACCAGAGATcgcacccacaatggccgacggaggaaaacaaatggacttggttgcagatttgctgacaAAACCATTTTCCAGACATacttttcgagaaaaaaaatggacatcattaagaaagggcgttCAACTCCGAAGCTCGTAAGCCTGTTATAACCGGGAAAAGGGTTTGTCCACCACTTCCAGTTCGCTAACTACGAGCGCTACTCCTTGCTCACGGGCTCcgaggaacactgcaaattgcATTGGTGCAATTGCTTGGAGTGCTTGTTATTTACCACCAATCGATATGttgtttggagcaacactggattttcaaatttgacttgtttaactAAAGCAGCAACGAGACAACAAAGCactgccggacacttacaagcaaATGTGCTCTCCATAACTCTTGGAGAAACCAGAGTGGAGTTACAGTTCGGCGAGCAAGTGCGCAGGGAAACGGAGTGCCACaacaaaaaggtaaagaaaaatagggaaatcttaaaaagtttgataggCTGTGTAAACTTTCATTTCGGGGACGTAATGAAAGCGCTGCATCCCCAAATCAAGGAAATtatgtggaacttctttctctcattgataAGAGAAACAATGATTTACATtaccacctgtccactaataaagTATTTAGTGGCATGTcaggcaaaatacaaaacaacctgATTGCTATTGCTATTgcactgctattgctgaagtgatggaggaagagatgagacaggaaataaaagtactgtttgtctCTGTAATGGTGAATGGGTCTGTGTGGTgtgctgatggatttaaagcacatctgaatgattttttttgttttttatttgcttcacacatttaaAGGCATTTTTGACCATTCAGATGtgcttttttcaatactacagaacaaTTAACTCGATGTACAGTTTTGTCTTGCAAGAGTAAATGagttttgtgacacagttgAGCGAGAGGGGAGCCGATAGGAGGTAATCCACGTGGCCACGTGGCACTGATTCTCGCACACACTACCACCAGCTCCACGacaggattctggacaatattatttgccagatgcggaccagatttcaagaacacgaaagattatttctctctctcctcgaCTTGAagatgttttgggaataccagaaGGGAGCCTTTTCCATCTTAACGCAGAACCACGGAGCACTTTTTAATCAGGGAACGTCTTGTACGagggaaaatgtaaaattccaACGATTTTAAGGGCACGGCTAATACGCAGATGTGGATAGAATATTGGTCAGTATTAATGGTAAATAGTTTTACACTTCAGTGCTTCTCCACCTTTCAGTCGACTGAAAGCTCTTTGACACAAGATTTTAATTTACCATCTAATTTATAGTcctaaaaatacaacttcaggagcaggttaaaaagtgagatcaatttaaataggaaataggtgtattaccggactgcaggatagTTGGCGAATGCTCAGACAGCtatgaacctctcacagcctgtcttcctcgcaattctctctgatgaacactgggtcagtctttatataggaacatggtaatatttctaagacagtgatgtaggacagagtttatgtaaacaaaactgggctaatatggttagacatttgcaggtttaagttgtatgcaaacactaATGATGCAGCATAATGAGCAATGTGGGGGTCAGTATCTTGCACGTCTCAAGGATGCTTATGTCAGAACGGTggattgaacccacgacctcTGGGGTTAGGTACGACAACTTTACCACTGACTCACCATCCTAAATACTACAAACTGCCATAGTACaaacttttaaaatatacttgAGATAATTGACATAatgaaacctaaaaaaatggagacaatATTTGAAGCCATGCTGCCTGGATCACGTGACAGCTTGGGGATTTTTgtatgaggtaaaaaaaaaaaagtgctgattCTTTGAATTTTACCAACAGGTGTCGGTGGTGTGTTTAGTAATCCTCGATGCCATTTTTGTATTGGCTGAGCTGCTTATTGATTTATCCATTATTCGGTTGGAACATGGACATGTAGCGCCTGAGGTGAGACTTCTTTTGATTCAAACAGTAGAAAAAGATTTATTTGATCCAGTGTATATGTAGCTTTGtatctctctgtatctctctgtatCTCGCTGtatctctgtctgtatctctctctctctatgtctgtATCTTTCTGTCTGTATCTCTTTCTGTATTCTCCCCCTCCCTTCTGTCTctcttctctgtctctctttttctctgtctgtttttctctgtctctcttgttTTCCGTCTCTCTtgttctctgtctctcttgtttctctgtctctcttgtttctctgtctctcttgtttctctgtctctcttgtttctctgtctctcttgtttctctgtctctcttgtttctctgtctctcttgtttctctgtctctcttgtttctctgtctctcttgtttctctgtctctcttgtttctctgtctctcttgtttctctgtctctcttgtttctctgtctctctcgtttctctgtctctctcgtttctctgtctctctcgtttctctgtctctctcgttccGTCCCTCTCGTGCCCTGTCTCTCTCGTTCCCTGTCTCTCTCGTTCCCTGTCTCTCTCGTTCCCTGTCTCTCTCGTTCCctgtctctctcgttctctgtctctctcgttctctgtctctctcgtcctCTGTCTCTCGTTCTGTCTCTCTCGTtctgtctctctcgttctctgtctctctcgttctctgtctctctcgttctctgtctctctcgttctctgtctctctcgttctctgtctctctcgttctctgtctctctcgttctctgtctctctcgttctctgtctctctcactctctctctcatatacatacacacacgtgtatgtATATGGTCCAccaaattttatgtttttagtttgtAAAATATGCAGTTGGATCTAATCGTTTTTCTCACTGTCCATAAGTTATACTATTAAACAGACACAATTTCACTATAATAAATGATAAGTGATTATTCACTTGGCAGGTGTTTCACTACTTAAGCCTGGCACTTCTTACATTCTTCATGGTGGAGATAGCTGGCAAGCTGTTTGCATTTCGCCTACAATTCTTCCAGCATAAATTTGAAGTCTTTGATGCTTTGGTAGTCATGCTGTCTTTTGTACTGGACATATTATTTCTCTTCCATGATGATGTATTTGATGGAATGGGTCTACTCATTCTCCTGCGTCTGTGGAGGGTGGCTAGGATCATCAATGGTGGGTAAAACAGTTATTACTGGGTAAGACAATGGttacaattttaaaatacattatagCATCTGTTATGTCCTACTATTCAGTATTATTGAATTTATTGCAGGTATTTTAGTCTCAGTGAAAACCCGTACTGAACAGAAGATACATAAGCTTAAGGGGAGCTATGACCATCTTGTACAAAAAGCCACACAACTGCAACAGCACATTGATAAACTAGTAAGTATGGGCTAATCATTCACAAAACCTGATTAAGTTTCTGATTGGTCGAGGGtaaagtgtatttaataaagacgCGTAGGCTCTTCGGTTTGTTTGGGTTGTATGTGTTGGTCACATGGACAACAAAATAATCCTCGTGCGCTGGgttatttagaaatattttctttattgcaaCGCACAAAACATCAATGGGTGCGGATAAGTGGACAAAGCCCATTAAATTTCCAAGCGCCATCAATGAAAACAACGCGTTTAAATGGCACTGGTTGATTCGATAGCAAATCACATATTGATATGGAGGTGACAAAAGCACTCAGTGGAGACTTTCTTCTTCAATGTTGGAATACATGTGGGTTCAATCGTGAGGTATGACAGCCTACCTTcggaagaaaacaaataaagaggTTTGGTCATATGACTTTGGTCAAACGATTATGTTTTGTCgtgttctttatttttatttataaacgAACGTAAGACACACTGATCAAATGTGATTCTTTCATTGcctcatgagaaaaaaaacatgtcttgaACGTCATTGGTCCATAACCGCAGCCATTTGCATTAACAAGTCCATTACTAACACTACATATAGTGGACAAGTAGAGGGAtaaggagttttttttaatagcaaaagGAAAAATCCAAGGATGACATCTCATGACAAAAAACATTGTACTATTTTCAAGTGGTGTTCATTGCATTGAGCCTTATTATTTCAAAGCAAGATCGCTAACCGGACGTCCAGCTGCCATTCACGgcggtagatgtccaattcatgttgactgttgcgttatatatccactagatggagctccaataacagaaatagcatctgcacctcagtcaacatgaatcggacgtctaccgccATTAATGGCAGCTAATAGTGTTTAATTTGGTCCAAACATAGTATAAAAGAGGCAAATTTGTCtatacaggggtgggcaaactttttgacttgcgggccagaatggatactaaaatttgacagtaTTTGGACACGCAATATAATTTATCAAACCTGGGGATTGAAATGTaacaaaaaagacacaattgaaggtgaaagtgtatttttagatttactttcaacattaagaacatATTAGGATTCAATGAAAGAAACTAGTCTTTAAATTGAGAGTGatgccggattaaaaagccatagtttgaaaaacatgtacacacgccaataataTGCAATGTATTGATaatttgagagcgagcgaatccggcgaagaataacatgtacacacacgccaattatacgcaatttattgataattagatatttagatattaatgctctgacatttacaaactctctcatgattataattttgaccGCGAGatattacctggttgatcgcttttaagagtaaactctctcatgattataattttgagagtgagcgaaatccggcgatcaaacgtccgctcgacgaaacgtcctttggacgaattgtccgtcgaccaaacttCCATTCGACGAGACGactggggaccaagtgtccgtagACTAAACGCCCGGTCATGgtcatacagcaacatctacagaatcttgaatttagtgcatacaaaaagcgcaccgactgattgggcactATACATCCACTTTTAGTGCACCCTGTGTGAGTAGATATGTGCCGCcttgcatttgtacggtttaTTATCTTTTAATATCATTAATAAACAAAACTATCCTGTCGGGATTCAGAAAGGCTGGAATAATTGGAACTGCAACTGACGATGAGTATGACGTAAGTGATGTAGAAGGGAGAACAGTGTGAAGGTAGAATTCACTGTAGAAGAAGAAAGACGCACCGACGAAGAATTATACAAATTATAAAAAGCCAAGTAGGACGAGATCTTGCCATCTTCTGTTTTGTTGCAAGTAAATTTCCTGTCGCACACATTACCACTTGGATAAAGACTACACAGAGActttttccaggtttttttgaattttgaatCGTCGTTTAAaatgaggggagccagtgctcagtgtaatgaaggaagaaaggtgggggccaagtctaacagtttgtggacggttggttaaaaagttcttaatccagcagcggatggaagaggatagtccaaggtgggagttTCTCAGCCAGAATATCTGGTGTTatagtgttaaaggctgagctatagtcaatgaaaatcaTCCTCAAATAGTTCCcttggtgctccaggtggctcagtgctgtgtgtagagctacggcgatggcgtccttagtggacctgtttgctctttAAGCAAACTGGTAaaggtcaactgagggagggattgcaTCCCTGATGTGGCGAgggaccaacttttcaaagcacttcatatACTTCAGGtgtaagtgcaacaggcctataatcattcaggctttcaatggttggctttttagagacagagagaaaatgGTAGCAGATTTCAagcaggatgggatgatggattgttgcagggaaaatttgaaaatatttgtgaaaaccCCAATCagttggtcagcacaggctttgagcaccttcccaggtattCTGTCAGgtcagggccagcagccttcctggtgttcacagtctgCAGTACCTgtttcacttcatgttcctgaagcttcagtgtactgctgcaggatGGTGGAtgtgttggattggattggataactttattcatcccgtaatcgggaaatgtctttgttgcaataggaagagggtgaggatgcaggaataggaaaggcattatacacaaataggtacttaatagtaagttaataaataaatacatgaataaatatataaataggtaactgtgttgctgagatatatatatatatacatacacatacatatatatagaagcacatctatactgtatccaaattcaggaggtcctaacaatccttcgtgtaaagcagcataggcatggctgggtgggtcaaatctgatttgtcagtttcaaagtgggcaaagaaacggttaaATTCCTCTGCTAGTGAGATATTTGCATTAACggacacattattgtcattgtaattggtaatgtgttttattgctagatcatttttggacattaaaattAGTACATAttgtgcaattattgatttaaaatgaggaaacagaaaataatctacaatcatcatttgaatttcattataaaacagaaagttggcactcatcattcattttctcgggccacccaaaatgatgAGGCGGGCCAAACCTGGCCCGCGGGACGCCACATTGACACCCGAGTTTTATCTTCTCTGGTGAGACACTTCACATACTGGATAAACTtcggcagaacagtctttaaacatgctttgttgaagtcaccggcgacaataaagactccatcggggtggtTTAGTTGCTGTTTATTTACAGACactagcaggaggctaagtgccATGCTAACGTTAGTGTTAATGAccctactgttgcagcaccagtCGTGTATGATACATgtatcctggcgactgtagaaaatGTTTGCAGCGCAGATGTTCATAAATAGCGATAAgactgagaaaacaaaacaacaaactcGAGGGCAAAGAGCCACTGCTCCCTTACGTGCCACCATCTTggatttaagaaaataataataacaatgttcCTAAAAATTAATGGAGATTTGTCAGAGTTGTGGAAGCAAGACAGAAGTATGATTGGTGCAGTGCGCAAGGTCAAGCCTTAGCCCAGTCGGGCCCCAGGGGTGTTGGCCCGGCCACCTGGGGCTCGCCATTGGGCCCCTCCTCCAGGCCTGGCTCCAGAGTGGGGTCCTGGTGACCCCGTGTCCAGGCAAGAGAATACGCCATTCAATGGTTTTTGTTATCATAAGAGGTCTTCCAAGCCATTCTTTGTCTCTTCCTTCACCTCAGACCAGTTTGTCATGGGTGACCTTACCATGGGTACAAGGCCCCAGACAACATAGCTCCATGGATTACTGggacacacaaacaacaataagGAAGATTCATTGGGGGGCtatcaggaaatgtatttattaaaggTTCATcacgtagtatttctgagatactgtatgattCAAAAtcatattattagggtcaatatcataagttaatatgcctgtctttgtaaaggcaaaatatcaaattattcaatttgaaaaaagaaataagtcttaATGAGAACCAGATGCTCTCTAATTACATTgtcaattttcttaccagaagtttaagatgttacCATTTTGATGAGAACCcaaatgctttttaatgataTCATTACAATTTTCTCACtagaagtttaagatgtggcGGCCCAATTTCTTCTAATGTCTAAATATCTTGATTTTTCCCcccgatggttcatattactgcaatagttgtaaATTTCgatcaagaaataaaaagaaaaaaaatcaaagcagaattttatttcataatcacaaatcattttcataatttacaATCATTTACATAATTTACAATCATTTACAATAACTTCCTCTCTGTTCCGAAAGGGGGGCGTTgtctgcacgtagacaaattcaaaaaggaagtaatGTACCAGAAAATATGCCCATAGTGGTATACGCAGTGTTGaccaaataataatataataacgagtgctatttctgtattttacacacaaaggacgcaccgttcttatatatacatatatacaaatacatatatatatacatatacatacatacatacatacatacatacatacatacatacatacatacatacatacatacatacatacatacatacatacatacatacatacatacatacatacatacatacatacatacatacataca from the Stigmatopora nigra isolate UIUO_SnigA chromosome 14, RoL_Snig_1.1, whole genome shotgun sequence genome contains:
- the hvcn1 gene encoding voltage-gated hydrogen channel 1, whose amino-acid sequence is MARYLRHFTTVGDEQSSHLENEDLHVDSDELGPATGQFPETLTFRDSLKRLYCSSHFQVSVVCLVILDAIFVLAELLIDLSIIRLEHGHVAPEVFHYLSLALLTFFMVEIAGKLFAFRLQFFQHKFEVFDALVVMLSFVLDILFLFHDDVFDGMGLLILLRLWRVARIINGILVSVKTRTEQKIHKLKGSYDHLVQKATQLQQHIDKLEQDNEKLQALLKSHGINF